The sequence below is a genomic window from Microbulbifer hydrolyticus.
ACAGGCTGCCGCGGTAATCGCTGTACAGCTGCTCGTAACTCTGCGCCAGCACCGGGCCGGCAGTGCACAACAGCAGCAGGGCCAACAGGGGTGAAAGCAGACGCTTGTAAAGGTTGGACATATTTTGTGGTGCTTATCGGTAGCGAAAATTCACAGCCGCGCTCCCCGCCAGTAGTCGGCGTCCACAAAAGAGGAAAAAAGCGACGGCACAACAGGCTGATTTCATTGTGGCCGAAATGTCGGCCGATAGTACGGGATCGGTCACAACCCAACAAGCGAGCCGGGCGCGCGCCGGCCGCGGATTAAAAACCGTTATCGACAGTTGAGTGTAGTGAAGCTCGCGCGGGTCCGTGTAATTCACGGTCCCGCAAGCGGTGATGTGAGTGGTTGCTTCGGTAAGAGCGCTCGCCATATCTGACATTACCGATTGCTGTAATGGCGTGTAATGGCTTGTGATCGAACTGTAATGGGGTTCTGCGTAAAGTGCTCACCAAGGTTGAGGGGGACGCGATGCCCGGCCATCACAGGAGCCGCGGCAAGGTGGATTGCAGACACCCCGGCACCGGTGACCATCACGGAAGGTGGCACAAGGAAAGCGACGGAACTGCTTTCCGCACCGGATCCGGCACAGCGCCTCTCAGCCATATTTGCCAAAGGATTGGTAGTTACCTGTCACCGCATGAGCCTGGGGATGGGTAATAAATCAGGAAGACTTCGGCGCAAGCTGAACCGTCAGGCCGGCCCGGTAACCACAGAGCCTAGGAAGCCGGGATCGTGGAAGGGCCTGACAGAGGCAAGGATGCCTCATTTCGCTCTTGATAGTGTTGTTGTAACCGTAGATGGCTGGGACCATCTTTTTAATACCGGCAGTAAGTTCGCTTACTGCCGGTTTTTTTTGGCAAAAATCTGCGGAAGTTTGTGTAGAAAAATGCCAAGCGGTTGCAGTAAGCTGTGTGACGCAGTTCTCGTTCTGAATCTGTGTTTGTTTTCAAAAATGTTTCAAGACCAACGATCACCCTGGGCGGTTTGCAGGGATAATAGTCATAAATTACAGGATAGAAAGATGACCGAAGCAACCGAAGCCGTAGAAGCCTGCATTGAAGTGCCCGCGCAGGGTAAAGTTGAGATGAACTTCACCCTCGAGCCCACCGGTGCCGACCAGAAGTGGATTCTGAAGGATGACAATGGTGATGAGTGGGACACCATCTGCGTGAAGTTCGATGGAGTGAAGAACGGGGGCGTTGGCAAATCCGGGAAGGCCGAGCTGACGATCCAGATGGTCAACACCGATCTGGTATTCAAGAAGCTGTCGGGCAATATCGACGGTATCAGTATCTATGATGTGATCAACGAAGGTAACGAAGGGATCTCCAACTGCAAGGTCGACAGCCAGAACGCGCAGGAGCTGAAGATGGTGCTGAAGGCCAACAAGCAGACCTCCAGTGGTTTTTCATTCAAGTGGGTAGGGCAGGATCAGAGCGGTGAGACGGTCTATTCGGCTGACCCTGATGCGCGGCTCGAACCGCTCTGATCAGTCGCAGATAGCGTTTCTTACCTGCTCTGAAATCTGGGGCTGGGGGCAGAGCTGTTGGAAGGCCGGAAGGTTGAACCACTCTGCGCTCATGCCCTGCACTAATAACTGTTCAATATAGTAATTGGCTGAACTCCTTTCGCCTGCTAAGGCATAAATTTGTGCCGCGTTATATTTAATATCGGTATCTTCCGGAGCTTTCTTTAAAAGCTCGAGTATTAAAGGTATAGCTTCACTCGAATGGTTCATGTTGGCTAGCGCAACGGCTCTATAACGCGCGGATTCTAGGTCTTCTTGTTCTTCAGTTAGATGTAGAATTTTATTGAATGTATGCTGCGCAGTACCATTGTTATCAAGCATCAAATAGGTTTCTGCAACCTGTCCTAGGGTGGGAACATCCTCTGGCACTTTTCTAAGAACTTTTTGGTAGGTGTTCAGGGATTCTTGATACTTCTGCTGTAAAAAGTAGACGACACCGAGATTGGAGCTCGTGCGCCAACCGCGCAATTGCTCTGGAATTGAAGTTATCGCTTTTTCCGCGGTTTCCAGATTGCCGCTTTCCAGTTCGATTACACCCAATGCGGAATAGGAAGACCAGTGCTCCGGAAAGGTTGTAATGGTCTTGTTCAGGGTGACGCGCCCATTGTCATAGTTACCGCTGGCTATCTGGTTCAGGGCAATAAGATAAAGGTTATCAGCAGATGGATTGAGTTCAGCAGCTTCTCTCGCATATTTTAGGCCTGACTCATAATCCCCATTTCGGTAGTGGTTTCGAGCGCGCTCACTCAGCAGTTCGGCGAGTGGGAAGTCCGTCGTTTCAAGTGTGGATATTAACTGCTGGTATTGCTCTGGGTAGTCACCCAGGCCATAGATGAATAGTTTGAGCCTGCTTGTTAATACTTTGGAAATCCCAAAGTTATCTGCCTTCTCAAGTGTCCGCAGGGCGGACTCCAAGTGTGTTGTATTGCCGCCAAGCACAAATAGTCGCGCGGCTACGTCAGATATGCTTTGGTAGAGATGCGCATTGCGTGGGTATCGATCGCTCAGTGATGTGAGGTCTCCGAGATCTTTTTCATCAAGAGCTTTGGCTTCCATTCGGTCGAGAATGTCGAGATAAACTCTGTAGTCGTCATCAGACATGCTTACCTGTTTAAGTAGCTCCCGCTGATAAGCTGGAGGGAACAACAGGGCAGCGCTATTGCTGGTGCGATACTGCGCCTCTTGTTTCTTGTCCGTCAGGAAAGTAAAACTCTCCTGTCGTTTAATCTGATTGTTCTCCGGTGCGATGCGCTGCAGTGAGATTTCGCAGCGTGCTCGGGCACAATCGAGCTGTGCGAAGAGAGCATCGGTTACCCCTTTATCCTTCAGTTTTTTAAGTTGCGTCTCAAAGTCCTGCCCCTCCTTCGGGGTAAAACTCACCAATGCACTCGCCTTCAACTGCGAAACTGAATTCATCAAAGCCTGCCGCACCATGGTCGCGGTCAGCGCCTTGGCATTTTCCTCGCCGCGAATCTCGCCGTTGATTTCCACCGGCATCACCGCAATATACTGCGGCTCCAGCCGGGTAATTTCCTTCCAGCCCCAGTAACCACTCGCACTCAAAACCAGCACCGCGGCCACACCCGCCAGTGCCCGCTGCCAGCGGCGGCGGCTTTTGACTTTGTGGTGGGTAAACAGGTCGGTGAGCGTTGCGGTGAAGTCTTCGGTGTCGCTTTCCAGCCCCTGTTTGTACAGCAGTTCAAACCCCTGATACACGATCAGCGCACTCTGCGGGCGCTGGGTGGGGTCTTTGGCGAGGAGTTTGTCCAGCAGTACGGCCAGCGGTTCGGGGATACCCGGCCACGCCTGTTGCGGCGGGATATGGGGTTCGCTGGTGATGCGGCTGGCCATGGCCAGGGCGCCGCCCTCGTGTTTTTCAAACGGGCGGCTGCCGCACAGCAGTTCAAACGCAATGGTGCCGAGGCTGAACAGGTCGCTGCGGGCATCCAGGGGTTTGCCCTGGATCTGTTCCGGCGACATGGCGGTGATGGTGCCGGCGAGCTGGTTCTCGGCGGTGAGGGTTTTCTCGTCCAGCTGCTGGGATTTGGCGATGCCGAAGTCGGTGATCTTGGCCACCGGCTCGCCCTTGCTGTTCTCGGCAATCAGGATGTTGTCGGATTTCAGGTCGCGGTGAATGATGCCGAGGTTGTGGGCTTCCGTGAGTCCCTTGCAGATCTGCATCAGCAGGCTGAGTTTCTGCTGCAGGCTGGGGCGGCGCTCGCGCATCCAGGCGCGCAGGGTGGTGCCCTCGATATATTCCATCACCAGCGCAATGCTGTCGCCTTCTTCAAGCACATCGTAGAGGGCGACGATATTGGGGTGGTTGAGCTGGGCGAGCAGGCGCGCTTCCTGCTGGATGCGGTCGCGGGCGTTCTGGCTGGCGGCGTCGTCCTTGAGCTTTTTGATCGCCACCTGACGGTGCAGCTTGCGGTCTTCGGCCAGGTACACAATGCCCATGCCGCCGGCGCCCAGTGTGCTCTGGGTGCGGTAGCGGTCACTGGCTACGGGATCGGGTGTGGCCTTGAGGCCGGCCTCGGGATCGGCAATATCCATCTGCGTGTGTTCTTTTTTAGAGCCTGAAAAGACCGCCCTGGCCGTTACCCCTGGCCCGGGCGTGCGGTGAGGTTCGCGGAATTGCTGTTACAGCTTCGCGCTGGTCTCGCCGCTGCGGGCGATCTGGGAATCGCCCGCGCTGTTTTGTTGTTCATTGTTGTGTTCGGCGCCGCCACAGAGACCCGGGTATTGCTGCCGGAGATCGTTGAAGGCGGGCATGTTGCAGATTTTGACAAACCGCGCGGTGCAATACCAGACGGGGGAGATCCCCTGTTCCAGGGTTTTGCGGATATGCGCCTTGGCGGAGAGCAGGTCGCCGGTGGTGATATACACCTGCGCGCGGGCGTAATTGGTGTAGAGGTCGTCCGGGGCGTCGCGGCGGATCTTGAGCAGGTTTTCCACCGCCTTCTCGCCTTCACCCAGTTCGGCGTAGGCGCGGGCCTGCATCAGCAGGCCTTCCCAGTCGCTGCGGCCCTGGGTGAGTTGCAGTGCCTGCTGGGCAAAATCCCGGGCGCGTTTTGTTTGTTGCTGCTCGCGGGCGATCTCGGCGCGGTACAGCAGCGGGTCGGCGTCTTTGGGGGCCAGCTCGGAGACCCGTTTAAAGCAGGTCTGCGACTGCGCGTACTGCTTCTCGATGTAGTAGGCCAGGCACAGGTTGTAGGTGTCCATGGGGCCGATGCGGTCGAGGCCGGCCTCGGTGAGCAGGCGGATGGTCTCCTGGGCGCGGCCGGCGTCGAGCATATTGCCCGCGAGCAGGGAGATGGCGTCGATGGATTCGCTGTTGAGGGCGATGGCCTCCCTGAGTACTTCGTTGGCCGCGGGCATATCCCCATCGAGGGTGAGGATCAGGGCTTTCTGGTCGAGGTAGATGTAGCTGGTACGCAGGGCGAGGGCGCTGTTGATACTTTCCAGGGCGCGGCTGTAGTCCCCGCGCTGCTGGTGGTACATGGCACTCAGCTGGTGGTAGCTGGCCTTGTCCGGCAGGACCAGCTTCAGCTTTGCCAGCAGCGCCTCGGGGCGGCCGGGGTTGTCGCGCAGCATGGACAAGCGCAATTCGCTGATCAGCAGCTCCGGGGTGTCATCGAGCCGGGCCGGGGCCTTTTGCAGCAGGCGGGCGAGGCGCTCGTGGGCTTCCGCGGCGCGGGTGTTGAACTCCTGGTCGATGGCCATCTCGGCGTACAGCTCGTACAGCGGCGCAAAGCTGGGTGCGCGTTTCTGCAGGCTGTCCAGTTGATCGAGGAGATCGCCTAAATGGAGATAGTCGTGGCGGCGCTCGTAGATTTCCAGGTAGGTGAGGTAATCCTCGGCGCCGATCAGGTTGGCCTGGTTGGCCGCTTTTGCCGGGTAGTCGGACAGCAGGCTGTCAAGCTGGTGCAGGGTGCGGGCACGGCTCTCCAGGCCCTCTTCCATGGAGAGGCGGGTGCTCTGGCTGCCGATGACGGCGAGGGTGTCGCTGTCCAGCAGCTCCAGCGACAGTTCACAGCTGCGGCCCTGGCAGTCCACATCCGGGATCAGCAGCAGGTCCGCATTGAGGGAGTTCGCCTGGTTGGCGAGGGGCTGGCCGGTGAGCTTGCGGGACTCGGAATAGGAAATCAGGTGCAGCCCGCGGCGGCCTGACAGCCCTTGCTTGAGCGCATTCTGCACATTGCCGATCAGCAGGCGCTGGTTGTGGGAAAGGCTTTCCTGCCCGCGTACAGCCGGCTCCAGCACCGCAATATAGTGGCCTTTCTGGGATTCTGCGGGCGGCGAGTACAGGGAAATGCCGAGTACCACGGCGATGCTGGCGGCGCAGGTCGCCAGTGCACCGGCGGTTATTTTGGCGGCGCGGGCAAATTTGCGGCGCGGCTTGTGGGGGCGATGGAAGTAGCTTTCCGACGTCACCGTGGCGGTGAGGCTGTGGGTGCGGGTAAAGCTGGTGCCGCTGCCGCGAATCTGCTGCAGCAGGGATTCCAGCTCCGCGGCCACTTCGGCGGCATTCAGCGGGCGCTGCTCGGGCTGTTTTGCCAGCAACCGGTCCAGCAGCTCGCAAACCGCGAGGGGTAATTCCGGGGCCAGTTTCGAAGCCGGCGGGTGCGGACTTTTGACGATGCGATCGACAATCACATAGGGGCTGTTGTTGTCGCCGAACGGGTTCTGCCCGCACAGCAGGCGGTAGGCGACCACGCCGAGAGCGAACAGGTCGCTGCGGTTGTCCAGTGGTTTGCCCTGGGCCTGTTCCGGTGACATGGCGCCCCAGCTGCCGGCCACATGCTGCTCGCGGGTGAGGCCGCTGTCTTCCCGCCAGTTTTTGGCAATGCCGAAGTCGGTAATCTTGATGGTGCCATCGCTGTCCACCAGGATATTTTCCGCTTTCAGGTCCCGGTGGATGATGCCCGCACCGTGGGCGCGGGACAGGCCGGCGCAGATCTGTTTGATCAGCTGCAGCTTTTGCGGCAGGTCCAGAGTGCGCTCGCGCTGCCAGCGGTCGAGGCTGCAGCCGTCCACATATTCCATCACCAGCGCGATACCGCTTGCGTCCTCCACCACGTCGTAGAGCTGCACGATATTGCTGTGGTTGAGTTGCGCGAGCAGCAGGGCCTCGCGGCGAATACGCTCGCCGGCGTTGCTGCTGTTGGGATTGCGTAGCAGTTTTTTGATCGCCACTTTGCGGTTCAGGCGTTCATCGGTTGCCAGGTACACCACACCCATTCCGCCGGAGCCGAGCCTGGCAGTGGCGTGGTAGCGGCCGATGTAGAAAGGTAACTGCTCTGATTGCATGGTATTGACTGCGGTAATAAATCTACGGGTAAACCGCCGTCCGTGGATAGTGAAGCCCGCTGTGAGCGGGCGTAAAGTTACATCGCGTATTCCGTGCGACTACCTTGCTCGCGAGCCGCTCACGCTGGCTCCGGGGCTACGGCGAATTCGCCGGTGCTGGCCTCCAGCTCCTCTTTCTGGGACCCCTTGAAGATGTCCAGCTGATAGCAGCCCAGGCGCATTTCATAGGCTCGGCGTTCGACCAGCCGCGACGTGTCGATGGCGTCCGGCAGGCTGTCGGCAATCTGTTTCCGGGCGCGAAAAATCTGCGTATTCAGGTGGTTTACCGTGATCCCGAGCTCGCGGGTGGCCAGGTCGATGGCGACCCAGCCCTGATCGGGTGCATCCACGTTGCGTTGAATGTCGCGAATGCGCGCCCGTGCAAGATACAGCAGCAGGTAGTTGTGGGTGCGTGCCGCAAGGTCCAGGCGCATATCGTCTTTCGCCAGCTGCAGCTGAATGTGCTCTTCGTGGTGGCTGACGGTAAATCGCAGACGGAAATCCGATACGCACAGGTTTTTGAACGAGAGCTCGGTAGTGGTGCTCTGGCTGGCGGCCAGGAACAGTTCCCAGCTGTGGTGGGCGCAGTCTACGCGGCCACCGTGATTGACGACCTTGGCACTCTCGCCGTGCTCGGGGCTTTCGAGCAGCTCGTAGATCCATACACCGTTGATCGGGTTGAAGTGCAGGCTGGCAATCGGTTCGTGTTCGTCCGGCAGCAGGTGGTAGGACTCCAGCGGCTGGCTGTCGCCGGTGTCGATGTCGATCAGCAGATTTTCCGGCGGGTCGAGGTTTTCGACTCGCCACACGGGGTTATTGGCGCGGCCAAAGGCCAGCTTGTCGCCCAGGTGCAGCTGCTGGTTTTTGGCAGGAATCAGTTGCTGGTCATTGACCCAGGTGCCGTTGCGGCTGAGGTCGCGAATGATCCAGTGACTGCCAGTCCATTGGATGGCGGCGTGTATGCCGGATATTTCCGGCAGGGTGATGCGTGTATCGGCAACCCCCTGGCGGCGGCCAATAGTGTGGTGCGCCATCAGGTAGACGGGCTGATCCCGATCAGGATGTTGCAAGCTGGCCATGTTTAGTCCCTTCCCCAATAAAGCTGCACGTTGCCGCCCAAGCCTCTTTTTGGTGAAGGTTTTGGCGGCTACCCATACCGGGTAGTGATGCAGAAGTTATCAAGACAGGAAGGCCGGAATGGTTTTCGCCGCGCACGGCCATGTGCGCAACGGTCATGCCAAACTCACTGGGAGAGCGAGGTTGGTATGGGCCAAATCTTCTCATTTGGACACGGTTGTTGCGTGGCGTGGTACACCATGCGCCGGTCCTTCCGGCGTGATCCACGTCTCATATTGGCTGCTGCAACCGAGCTTTTTGCCGCTGTCTTGAGTCAGTAGACGCTAACCCAACGGGCGAGCGTCCACTTTAGTGTTATTGCGCTATTTATACCGGACTGCAGGCTGAATGCAATGACTGGATGTGAATTGCTACCTATCAGGGTAAAGCTTGCTTTGGCGCGCAAATAAACCTGCGGCGATTGCTTGGCGGGATCAACTTCCGTCGTGGTGCTCCGGGTCGTTTTTGTCGTCGTGCGCCGGGATGCTGCGGCTGTCCTTGCGGTCGAGATCGCCCACATCCAGAACCGGGGACGCATCGATATGCTCGGCATCCATCATCAGGGCCACCCGCTGTAGCGAGGAGATGATCATCGATTGCTCCCACTCGCGCAGATCGCGGAACTGTTTGACGAAGTGCTCCTGCAGCGGGGTGGGGGCGTCGCGGATGATCTCGGCACCCTTGTCGGTGAGGTGCGCGTGCACCTTGCGTTTGTCTTCCAGCGAGCGTTCGCGGTAGACCAGTCCGCGCTTTTCCAGGCGGTCGAGAATGGTAGTGACCGTGGCCTGGCTCAGGCTGATCTCCTTCGCCAGGGCGCCGATGGTGACCTGGCCCTGCTCGCGGATCGCCTGCAACAGCAGCAGCTGTGGCGCGGTTAGCCCCGCGGTCTTTACCAGCTGCTTGGAATGCAGGTCGGTGGCGCGGATCAGGCGGCGCAGGGTAATCAATACTTCTTCAATTTTGTCCATCAGCAGCAGGCTCTCGAGTTCGCGACGGCTTATTTGCCTGCGGCCGACTTTAGATCGTGCGTCGTTTTTGTCAATTACCAAGCCGGCGCTGTCGTCGGCTGAAAGTGCGCGGTGCGCGTTTTTTGAACGGTCAGTCGAGCTCTGGGTGTGATTCGGCGACTGTTTCGCCCGGGGTTCACCGGGTGGGCTTTTGCGCCCCCCGATGTTCCGCGCGCCCCGGTAATCATTGGGCTCCGGGTCGGTTTGCGCGTCTTCATTTGAAGCTGCGCTGCTCATATTCTGATCAAGTTGCATGAGGTTTGGCCTTGCACCCTCAACAATGTTTAGAGTACTATGGATTTAAATATTTAGAGCAGTAAATAATTTTTTAGGGAAAAGGTCAAATTTCAGGCGAAATTAAGCGGGGTAAGCACTCCGCCGTTTTTGTTACGGAAGTTTGATACAGATCTAACAATTTGATGACTAAAGGTATTGGTTTGAGCGCCACTAGCGAATTGAAAGAAGACGACTCGACTGACGACAAGGTGAAG
It includes:
- a CDS encoding serine/threonine-protein kinase codes for the protein MYLAEDRKLHRQVAIKKLKDDAASQNARDRIQQEARLLAQLNHPNIVALYDVLEEGDSIALVMEYIEGTTLRAWMRERRPSLQQKLSLLMQICKGLTEAHNLGIIHRDLKSDNILIAENSKGEPVAKITDFGIAKSQQLDEKTLTAENQLAGTITAMSPEQIQGKPLDARSDLFSLGTIAFELLCGSRPFEKHEGGALAMASRITSEPHIPPQQAWPGIPEPLAVLLDKLLAKDPTQRPQSALIVYQGFELLYKQGLESDTEDFTATLTDLFTHHKVKSRRRWQRALAGVAAVLVLSASGYWGWKEITRLEPQYIAVMPVEINGEIRGEENAKALTATMVRQALMNSVSQLKASALVSFTPKEGQDFETQLKKLKDKGVTDALFAQLDCARARCEISLQRIAPENNQIKRQESFTFLTDKKQEAQYRTSNSAALLFPPAYQRELLKQVSMSDDDYRVYLDILDRMEAKALDEKDLGDLTSLSDRYPRNAHLYQSISDVAARLFVLGGNTTHLESALRTLEKADNFGISKVLTSRLKLFIYGLGDYPEQYQQLISTLETTDFPLAELLSERARNHYRNGDYESGLKYAREAAELNPSADNLYLIALNQIASGNYDNGRVTLNKTITTFPEHWSSYSALGVIELESGNLETAEKAITSIPEQLRGWRTSSNLGVVYFLQQKYQESLNTYQKVLRKVPEDVPTLGQVAETYLMLDNNGTAQHTFNKILHLTEEQEDLESARYRAVALANMNHSSEAIPLILELLKKAPEDTDIKYNAAQIYALAGERSSANYYIEQLLVQGMSAEWFNLPAFQQLCPQPQISEQVRNAICD
- a CDS encoding serine/threonine-protein kinase; this encodes MQSEQLPFYIGRYHATARLGSGGMGVVYLATDERLNRKVAIKKLLRNPNSSNAGERIRREALLLAQLNHSNIVQLYDVVEDASGIALVMEYVDGCSLDRWQRERTLDLPQKLQLIKQICAGLSRAHGAGIIHRDLKAENILVDSDGTIKITDFGIAKNWREDSGLTREQHVAGSWGAMSPEQAQGKPLDNRSDLFALGVVAYRLLCGQNPFGDNNSPYVIVDRIVKSPHPPASKLAPELPLAVCELLDRLLAKQPEQRPLNAAEVAAELESLLQQIRGSGTSFTRTHSLTATVTSESYFHRPHKPRRKFARAAKITAGALATCAASIAVVLGISLYSPPAESQKGHYIAVLEPAVRGQESLSHNQRLLIGNVQNALKQGLSGRRGLHLISYSESRKLTGQPLANQANSLNADLLLIPDVDCQGRSCELSLELLDSDTLAVIGSQSTRLSMEEGLESRARTLHQLDSLLSDYPAKAANQANLIGAEDYLTYLEIYERRHDYLHLGDLLDQLDSLQKRAPSFAPLYELYAEMAIDQEFNTRAAEAHERLARLLQKAPARLDDTPELLISELRLSMLRDNPGRPEALLAKLKLVLPDKASYHQLSAMYHQQRGDYSRALESINSALALRTSYIYLDQKALILTLDGDMPAANEVLREAIALNSESIDAISLLAGNMLDAGRAQETIRLLTEAGLDRIGPMDTYNLCLAYYIEKQYAQSQTCFKRVSELAPKDADPLLYRAEIAREQQQTKRARDFAQQALQLTQGRSDWEGLLMQARAYAELGEGEKAVENLLKIRRDAPDDLYTNYARAQVYITTGDLLSAKAHIRKTLEQGISPVWYCTARFVKICNMPAFNDLRQQYPGLCGGAEHNNEQQNSAGDSQIARSGETSAKL
- a CDS encoding FHA domain-containing protein, whose amino-acid sequence is MASLQHPDRDQPVYLMAHHTIGRRQGVADTRITLPEISGIHAAIQWTGSHWIIRDLSRNGTWVNDQQLIPAKNQQLHLGDKLAFGRANNPVWRVENLDPPENLLIDIDTGDSQPLESYHLLPDEHEPIASLHFNPINGVWIYELLESPEHGESAKVVNHGGRVDCAHHSWELFLAASQSTTTELSFKNLCVSDFRLRFTVSHHEEHIQLQLAKDDMRLDLAARTHNYLLLYLARARIRDIQRNVDAPDQGWVAIDLATRELGITVNHLNTQIFRARKQIADSLPDAIDTSRLVERRAYEMRLGCYQLDIFKGSQKEELEASTGEFAVAPEPA
- a CDS encoding MarR family winged helix-turn-helix transcriptional regulator; this translates as MDKIEEVLITLRRLIRATDLHSKQLVKTAGLTAPQLLLLQAIREQGQVTIGALAKEISLSQATVTTILDRLEKRGLVYRERSLEDKRKVHAHLTDKGAEIIRDAPTPLQEHFVKQFRDLREWEQSMIISSLQRVALMMDAEHIDASPVLDVGDLDRKDSRSIPAHDDKNDPEHHDGS